A genomic stretch from Pyramidobacter piscolens W5455 includes:
- a CDS encoding formylglycine-generating enzyme family protein gives MKSTLILLALLALSAKAALAAPQGEMVLIKGGTFTMGSPADEPWRENDERQHQVTVSDFYLGRCEVTQEEYKALTGTNPSHHVRGEKLPVETVSWYDAVKFCNLKSAAEGLTPAYAIDGENVTWNRAANGYRLPTEAEWEYACRAGGAGPFNIEPSPAWTDANYYGHYPYNIEQNYFSTEKLDVKPGTYRGDSIPVGSFKPNAFGLCDMHGNVSEWCWDRYGAYPSAAQADPAGPEKGAARVCRGGGWNDFAKHLRSAYRSSQMPDDAFRSRGFRLARNK, from the coding sequence ATGAAGAGCACGCTGATCCTGCTGGCGCTTCTGGCGCTGAGCGCGAAAGCCGCGCTGGCGGCGCCGCAAGGCGAAATGGTCCTGATCAAAGGCGGTACGTTCACTATGGGCAGCCCGGCCGACGAGCCTTGGCGCGAGAACGACGAACGCCAGCACCAAGTGACGGTGAGCGACTTTTACCTCGGGCGCTGCGAGGTCACTCAGGAGGAATACAAGGCGTTGACGGGCACAAACCCCAGCCACCACGTCCGCGGTGAAAAACTGCCCGTGGAGACCGTCAGCTGGTACGACGCCGTGAAGTTCTGCAACCTGAAAAGCGCCGCGGAAGGACTGACGCCCGCCTACGCGATCGACGGCGAAAACGTGACCTGGAACCGCGCGGCAAACGGCTATCGCCTGCCCACCGAGGCCGAATGGGAGTACGCCTGCCGCGCCGGCGGCGCCGGGCCGTTCAACATCGAACCGTCGCCAGCCTGGACCGACGCCAACTACTACGGCCATTACCCCTACAACATCGAGCAGAATTACTTCAGCACGGAAAAGCTGGACGTGAAGCCGGGCACCTACCGCGGCGATTCCATCCCCGTGGGCAGCTTCAAGCCCAACGCCTTCGGCCTCTGCGACATGCACGGCAACGTCAGCGAGTGGTGCTGGGACCGCTACGGCGCTTACCCCTCCGCCGCGCAGGCCGACCCCGCCGGCCCCGAAAAAGGCGCCGCGCGCGTTTGCCGCGGCGGCGGCTGGAACGATTTCGCCAAACACCTGCGCAGCGCCTACCGTTCGTCGCAAATGCCCGACGACGCCTTCCGCAGCCGCGGCTTTCGTCTCGCCCGCAACAAGTAA
- a CDS encoding glutamine synthetase family protein yields the protein MNLSTFNGDWSKVNFLNLMMIDLRGNLRSVTLPREYATEKVLRDGIGFDGSNYGYAKVSNSDMVAVPDMGRALLERRGEFNTVHVFCDVVSATDERIPFEQYPRNVVRNAARYLRDKKIADDAKMLVELEYYAFDQVEYTIQPNRVGYSVATAEGLGDDFSSAPRFGLFDGYHRVSPEDRYRDFRDTTVELMGIAGVPVKYHHHEVAAGQLEIELEFTSMEKTADDVTLAKWIIRTVAREMGIFATFMPKPMNKVSGSGMHVHQFLTRDGKSLFPGDGVANLSPLALSYTAGLLTHSQTGSLLAFTNPSTNSYRRLVPGFEAPVSATFAKGSRCAAVRIPSYLKKDSTRVEYRPGDASANVYFMLAGMVMAGCDGIAAQLDPVALGMNSAEILQEKIFPLNLNAVLDGLEKDHAYLRPVFPEQLIEQWIKVKREEAAYIYNAPTPQEYELYF from the coding sequence ATGAATCTGAGCACGTTTAACGGCGATTGGTCGAAAGTGAACTTTCTGAACCTGATGATGATCGACCTGAGGGGCAACCTGCGCTCGGTGACGCTGCCCCGCGAGTACGCGACCGAAAAGGTTTTGCGCGACGGCATCGGTTTCGACGGCTCCAACTACGGCTACGCCAAAGTCAGCAATTCCGACATGGTGGCCGTTCCCGACATGGGGCGGGCGCTGCTGGAACGACGCGGCGAATTCAACACCGTGCACGTGTTCTGCGACGTCGTTTCCGCCACCGACGAACGTATCCCCTTCGAGCAGTATCCGCGCAACGTCGTCAGAAACGCCGCCAGGTACCTGCGCGACAAGAAGATCGCCGACGACGCCAAAATGCTGGTGGAGCTGGAATATTACGCGTTCGATCAGGTGGAGTACACGATCCAGCCCAACCGCGTCGGCTACAGCGTCGCCACCGCCGAGGGGCTGGGCGACGATTTCAGCAGCGCGCCGCGCTTCGGCCTGTTCGACGGTTATCACCGCGTCTCGCCCGAGGACCGCTACCGCGATTTCCGCGACACGACGGTGGAGCTGATGGGGATCGCCGGCGTGCCGGTGAAGTATCATCATCACGAAGTGGCCGCCGGCCAGCTGGAGATCGAGCTGGAATTCACGTCGATGGAGAAGACGGCCGACGACGTGACGCTGGCCAAGTGGATCATCCGCACCGTGGCCCGCGAGATGGGCATCTTCGCCACGTTCATGCCCAAGCCGATGAACAAGGTTTCCGGCAGCGGCATGCACGTGCACCAATTCCTGACCCGCGACGGCAAAAGCCTGTTCCCCGGCGACGGCGTCGCCAATCTGTCGCCGCTGGCGCTTTCCTACACGGCGGGACTGCTGACCCACAGCCAGACGGGCAGCCTGCTGGCGTTCACCAATCCAAGCACCAACAGCTACCGCCGCCTCGTGCCCGGCTTCGAAGCGCCCGTCAGCGCCACGTTCGCCAAGGGCTCGCGCTGCGCCGCCGTGCGCATCCCCAGCTATCTCAAGAAGGACAGCACGCGCGTGGAGTACCGGCCCGGCGACGCCTCGGCCAACGTTTACTTTATGCTGGCCGGCATGGTCATGGCCGGCTGCGACGGCATCGCCGCCCAGCTCGATCCCGTGGCGCTCGGCATGAACAGCGCCGAGATCCTTCAGGAAAAGATCTTCCCGCTCAACCTGAACGCCGTGCTCGACGGCTTGGAAAAGGATCACGCCTATCTGCGGCCCGTCTTCCCCGAGCAGCTCATCGAGCAGTGGATCAAGGTCAAGCGCGAGGAAGCCGCCTACATCTACAACGCCCCGACGCCGCAGGAGTACGAGCTGTACTTCTGA
- a CDS encoding M20/M25/M40 family metallo-hydrolase, translating to MAADDLSGVAALIDSVRRLQACGRKFPRVEYLFTVGEEAGLLGSKAFDTRRLRAKVGYAFDSPGRLGRVVCAAPGQVSLTVEVTGKAAHAGNCPEEGVNAVTALAKILATIRDGRLDPESTANFAVLDCGTKVTNIVQSYAVCRGEMRSRNDAALSAYVEYFEKHCQEAAAGTGAAVTTTVTPQYESFSFDEDAPVIQAALAALRGMGAEAQVNGGGGGMDANVFNAAGIGVVGVATGYSGNHGVSERIVLDDLRRAGELAERIVLAWGDRGGLPE from the coding sequence TTGGCGGCCGACGATCTGTCGGGCGTGGCGGCGCTGATCGACAGCGTCCGCCGTCTGCAGGCCTGCGGACGAAAGTTCCCGCGCGTGGAATATCTCTTCACCGTGGGGGAGGAAGCGGGGCTTCTGGGGAGCAAGGCTTTCGACACAAGGCGGCTGCGCGCCAAAGTCGGCTACGCGTTCGACTCGCCCGGTCGGCTGGGGCGCGTGGTCTGCGCCGCTCCGGGGCAGGTGAGCCTGACGGTCGAGGTGACGGGAAAAGCGGCGCACGCCGGCAACTGTCCCGAAGAGGGCGTCAACGCCGTGACGGCGCTGGCGAAAATCCTCGCGACGATCCGCGACGGCCGTCTCGATCCCGAGAGCACGGCCAACTTCGCCGTGCTGGACTGCGGCACCAAAGTCACCAACATCGTCCAGTCCTACGCCGTCTGCCGGGGTGAAATGCGCAGCCGCAACGACGCGGCTCTGTCCGCCTACGTGGAATATTTCGAGAAGCACTGCCAGGAGGCGGCCGCGGGAACCGGCGCCGCGGTCACGACGACGGTGACGCCGCAATACGAAAGTTTCAGCTTCGACGAGGACGCTCCGGTGATCCAGGCGGCGCTGGCCGCCCTGCGCGGCATGGGCGCGGAGGCGCAGGTCAACGGCGGCGGCGGAGGCATGGACGCCAACGTTTTCAACGCCGCCGGGATCGGCGTCGTCGGCGTCGCCACGGGGTACAGCGGCAACCACGGCGTTTCCGAACGGATCGTGCTCGACGACCTGCGCCGTGCTGGCGAACTGGCCGAACGCATTGTTCTTGCCTGGGGCGACAGGGGCGGGCTGCCCGAATAG